TGCCAATTGTCCATCTTGGTAAATTTTGCTTAATTACAAATTTAATAATTAAGTAAGTAAAAGATGCCATACATATGTATGATACTAATGTAGTATATGCTGCAACCTGATAACCATATTTAGGAATAAATATAATATTCAAAATAATATTTATTAAGGCAGCAACTCCTATACTCCAATAAAGGTACTGAACTTTTTTTTCGTAGTAGATATAAAACCCTAAAATGGTATTGATATCATTAAATATATAAGCAATAATTAAAACTGGTAATAAATGTAATGCTGCATAAAATTTATCATTTAGAGCTAATATTTGTCCGCCTGTTTCAGAAAAAAAGATAAAGAAACATGCTACTGCCGTAATAAGTTTAATTAAGCTTTTTATTTGGTTTTTAACTGCATCTTCATCTTTTTTATTAAATAATTCAAACATATTAGGACGATTGGCACTAATAAAAGCAGCCGTAAATCCACTATAAATAATTGCAATTTTATATGCATATGAATACAAACCTGCATCGTTACTATTTTCCATAGCATTAATAATAATGGTATCGAAATATCCAAGTATAAAGCCACTAAGAGCAATAGGAATTAATCCAAGAGAATATACATATAATTCTTTCTTACTATTTATACTACCTTTAATAAAGAAATACTTTCTAAAGTAAATAAATAGGATAAGTATTGTAATTAATGCCATACCTATCGTTTCGCCGAGAATGCGTCCGTAGTAATTTTTTGCTATCCATAAAATACAAACAATTGAAAAAGCAACTCTAAATATATTAAAGACTATATTCCATATAGAATAGGTTTTACTTTTTAATTGAACATTAGTATAGTTATTAAAGAAAAGCATTATGATATTGACATAAATTCCAATAATAATAAAAGGAAACAGATGTTT
Above is a genomic segment from Chitinophagales bacterium containing:
- a CDS encoding oligosaccharide flippase family protein — encoded protein: MIKILWMNTSSRLKSLAFYETLKHGSVYFSSYIFIQLISVISLPIFTKLLQPTDFGIYEVFNNTVRLLSIIFSLNLSAGFYRFYFDESYDKKSLVAYCVKNMLLYSTIGLIVFALFSTSILDFINLPKHLFPFIIIGIYVNIIMLFFNNYTNVQLKSKTYSIWNIVFNIFRVAFSIVCILWIAKNYYGRILGETIGMALITILILFIYFRKYFFIKGSINSKKELYVYSLGLIPIALSGFILGYFDTIIINAMENSNDAGLYSYAYKIAIIYSGFTAAFISANRPNMFELFNKKDEDAVKNQIKSLIKLITAVACFFIFFSETGGQILALNDKFYAALHLLPVLIIAYIFNDINTILGFYIYYEKKVQYLYWSIGVAALINIILNIIFIPKYGYQVAAYTTLVSYICMASFTYLIIKFVIKQNLPRWTIGIEGALIIATVTILNYFINNIELNIILNVFLKIVIYGVLLLILWRNVIKKMLQKNND